The DNA segment TGAAATAGTCACTTGCCATTAAACAAGTTCTTAATATTGTATCTGTTCTTGGAGGAGTATCAATTATTATAAAATCATAATCATTTTTGATAAATGATAATATATATTCTAAACTATCTTCTGTATTTGCTAAATCATCTAAGTATCTAATTTTGTCAATCATTTTTGGATCGTTTGGTAAAATATCTAACTTTCCTGTAATTTCTGGTCTTTGTACATTTACAATTGATTCTCTAATATTTTTTTCAAATTCAACATCTGATAAATCTTCTTTTATGTTCAACATCAGTTGTATAGTATTATTTTCAACTAAATCATATTGATTTTGAAAAATTCCAAACCCTTTTGTAGCATTTCCTTGTGGATCAGCATCAATCAAAAGAACTTTGTATCCATAAAATGCCAAAGTTGCACTAATATTTTGAGTATTAGTAGTTTTTAATACTCCACCTTTATGATTTCCTATTGATATAACAATACAACCAGGAGCAAGCTCTTTTTTTGCTTCAACTAGTTCTAAAGTATCTCTTAAACAACTTGGAATGTAATACTTTTTTGTAGATTGAAAATGTGGTAATTTTCCTTCATCTAAAAGTTGTTTAATTTTTGTTTCAGATATACCAGCGAACTCACTATATTTTTGTTTACTTAGATATTCTACAGAAGATATATTTTCAATTGACATTATCTACCTTTATTTTCTGTCCGTAGAACGGACAATATGTTTTAGTGATTTTAACATATTTTTTTTAAAATGACTCAAAATATATCATATTTTTTGATAATTTTACTATTTTTTTAAGTGATTATCTTTTTTTAAAACTAAAATTACTTAAAACCAAAAATATTAAAAAAATATTTTTAACTAAAAAACAACTTCAAAAATATTAAAAAAAATATAATTCAAGGTAAAAAATTTCTATCTGAAATATATTTTTAATTATTGAACTACCTATTTATAGAGATTTGTTTACACCCAAAGTACATAAGCTGTTTAATGAAGTTCAAACTGAATTATATTTTTTTTATTATAATTCAAGTGCCCATTTTAGGGGAGTTTTATACTCCTTTCTAGTTATAAAGTGCCTATTTGCCAACATTTGTTTACACCCAAAGTACATAAGCTATTCAACAAAATCAAAATTGAATAATATTAAAAAAAATATAATTCAAGATACGAATTTTAGGACAAATCAGAATTTTTTTATTTGTGAAGTACCTATTTCTCAACATTCGTTTACACCCAAAGTACATAAGCTGTTTAATGAAGTTCAAACTGAATTATATTTTTTTTATTATAATTCAAGTGCCCATTTTAGGGGAGTTTTATACTCCTTTCTAGTTATAAAGTGCCTATTTGCCAACATTTGTTTACACCCAAAGTACATAAGCTATTCAACAAAATCAAAATTGAATAATATTAAAAAAAATATAATTCAAGATACGAATTTTAGGACAAATCAGAATTTTTTTATTTGTGAAGTACCTATTTCTCAACATTCGTTTACACCCAAAGTACATAAGCTGTTTAATGAAGTTCAAACTGAATTATATTTTTTTTATTATAATTCAAGTGCCCATTTTAGGGGAGTTTTATACTCCTTTCTAGTTATAAAGTGCCTATTTGCCAACATTTGTTTACACCCATAGTACATCAAGTTACACCCATAGTACATCAAATACACCCATAGTACATTATTTTAGAGCAAGAAAATTTTTTCTTAAACAAATTTTTACACCCATAGTACATCAAAAAAAATAAGGATTTTTTATCTTACTTGAAGAAAAATGCCTATTTTAGGGCTAGTACACTAAAAAATACACCCATAGTACATCAAATACACCCATAGTACACCTATGTTCCACCCAAAGTACACTAAAAACAACAAATTTTACACCCATAGTACATCAAAATACACCCATAGTACACTAGCTCTTAAAGACTATTAAAGACTTATTAAAGAAGTCTTTTTAATAACTTTTTTCAGAAGTTATTAAAAATGTATAAAACAAAAGGAATTAGCACCTAAAATGAGAAAAGTAGGGCAAAAATACATTTTTAAAAATATAGAACCTCTATTTTATCGATATTCTCAATAATTAAATAAATTTTTTTTTATATAATATATATAAATTTCTCAATTTATGTGTTAATGTTTATTTTAAATAATAGAGTTTATACAGCCAAAAATTTCAAAAGAAAAAATATTAAATGTTGAAGAACAAAATATCTTTCCGACCGATTACGACCGATTGTGGCTGATTACGACCGATTGCAAATAGAAGATAAAAAGATTTTAATATATCTTCTTGACAATGAAAAGATTACAAAAAAACACTAAATCTTACGGGATATAGCGAAACAAAAAACAAAAGAGACACTTAATAGCCTTATAGAAAAAAATTTAATAGTGAGAGTAGGGCAGAGTAGAAGCACATATTATAAACTTTCAAAGAGATATAAGTTTATACAG comes from the Aliarcobacter cibarius genome and includes:
- a CDS encoding ParA family protein, producing MSIENISSVEYLSKQKYSEFAGISETKIKQLLDEGKLPHFQSTKKYYIPSCLRDTLELVEAKKELAPGCIVISIGNHKGGVLKTTNTQNISATLAFYGYKVLLIDADPQGNATKGFGIFQNQYDLVENNTIQLMLNIKEDLSDVEFEKNIRESIVNVQRPEITGKLDILPNDPKMIDKIRYLDDLANTEDSLEYILSFIKNDYDFIIIDTPPRTDTILRTCLMASDYFIISLKPEPYSSIGVPDVFAPIKAISRSYRMRKNKDLFVLGGIVGDIGTSSLHKAIIEQDNLNLMQITNNTAKIFDTQISHYEKVGESQLGLGAMIFTDFKHDSTKAYMLLTNEIVTKILEKEALKEQ